One window from the genome of Microcebus murinus isolate Inina chromosome X, M.murinus_Inina_mat1.0, whole genome shotgun sequence encodes:
- the BEX3 gene encoding protein BEX3, translating to MANIHQENEEMEQPMQNGEEERPLGGGEGHQPVGNNRRGQARRLAPNFRWAIPNRQVNDGMGGDGDDMEMFMEEMREIRRKLRELQLRNCLRILMGELSNHHDHHDEFCLMP from the coding sequence ATGGCAAATATTCACCAGGAAAACGAAGAAATGGAGCAGCCCATGCAGAATGGAGAGGAAGAGCGCCCTTTGGGAGGAGGCGAAGGCCATCAGCCCGTAGGAAATAATAGACGGGGACAGGCTCGCCGACTTGCCCCTAATTTTCGATGGGCCATACCCAATAGGCAGGTCAATGATGGGATGGGTGGAGATGGAGATGATATGGAAATGTTCATGGAGGAGATGAGAGAAATCAGGAGAAAACTTAGGGAGCTGCAGTTGAGGAATTGTCTGCGTATCCTCATGGGGGAACTCTCTAATCACCATGACCATCATGATGAATTTTGCCTTATGCCTTGA
- the LOC105884177 gene encoding mitochondrial import inner membrane translocase subunit Tim9-like produces the protein MVAQIPESDQIKQFKEFLGTHSKLTETCFLDCVKDFTPREVKPEEQNEALAAKAGLLGHPP, from the exons ATGGTTGCACAAATACCAGAATCTGATCAGATAAAACAGTTTAAGGAATTTCTTGGGACCCACAGTAAACTTACAGAAACCTGCTTTTTAGACTGTGTTAAAGACTTCACACCAAGAGAAGTAAAACCTGAAG AGCAGAATGAAGCTCTGGCAGCCAAAGCAGGACTCCTTGGCCACCCACCATAG